A region from the Rufibacter sp. DG15C genome encodes:
- a CDS encoding prolyl oligopeptidase family serine peptidase, with amino-acid sequence MRFIKTVVAVSASLLYPLVSGFAQTKPALTVEKIMRDPAQWIGTSPSNVYWAENSKQVYFLWNPEKTRQDSLYVVDTGSKKINKVSKAIRLAMPSQGGTYNRLRTQRVYEKAGDVFLLDVKSGKNRQITSTADRESSPTFTADEQRVAYLKDGNLFTWNISNGQVKQLTDFRRGRKPVDPTQTRDKQELFLREQQLDLLQIVKKREEDRKNQQLAQRELTRNRPKEIYTEDKTVDNITLNPDERFITYRLTTRPANSKIAQVPNFVTASGYTEDIPTRTKVGAMQATYEMGVYDVKADTTYLVSFRGLTGIQEKPAFQKEGQKPTTEADKAAADAARRVMMFGPYYSTDGKQGVLVIRSADNKDRWIASFDPATRTVKTLDRQRDEAWVNGFGPGIIGWMPDNKRIYFTSEESGYAHLYTLDIASGKKAALTSGKYEVLNVQMSKDQKHWYLTTNQVHPGEQHFYRLPLNGGKAEQITRMTGAHEVTMSPDEKTLAVRYSYSNKPWELFLIDNKPGAKPVQITNSLTEEFKAYPWREPEVITYKAEDGADVHARLYKPANGVSNGPAVIFVHGAGYLQNAHKWWSTYFREYMFHNLLVDKGYTVLDIDYRGSAGYGRDWRTGIYRHMGGKDLSDHVDGAKLLAEKYNVDPKRIGIYGGSYGGFITLMAMFTQPDVFAAGAALRSVTDWSHYNHGYTANILNEPQADSLAYTRSSPIYFAEGLKGALLMCHGMVDTNVHFQDIVRLSQRLIELGKDNWELAVYPVEDHGFVEPSSWTDEYKRILKLFETNLQKK; translated from the coding sequence ATGCGTTTCATCAAGACTGTAGTGGCGGTAAGCGCCTCCCTTTTGTACCCGTTGGTATCGGGCTTTGCCCAGACCAAGCCCGCCCTAACCGTTGAAAAAATCATGCGTGACCCTGCGCAGTGGATTGGGACCTCGCCTAGCAATGTTTATTGGGCAGAGAACAGCAAGCAAGTGTATTTCCTCTGGAATCCTGAGAAGACCAGACAGGATTCTCTGTATGTGGTAGACACGGGTTCCAAGAAGATCAACAAGGTGTCTAAAGCCATTAGGTTGGCCATGCCATCGCAAGGCGGAACCTACAATAGACTGCGCACGCAACGCGTGTATGAGAAAGCCGGTGATGTGTTTTTGCTGGATGTGAAATCAGGCAAGAATAGACAAATCACGTCAACGGCGGATAGAGAGTCATCGCCCACCTTCACCGCTGATGAGCAACGGGTGGCCTATCTAAAGGATGGCAATTTGTTTACCTGGAACATCAGCAATGGACAAGTAAAGCAACTCACCGATTTTAGGAGAGGCCGCAAACCTGTTGATCCTACGCAGACTCGAGACAAGCAGGAACTGTTTTTAAGAGAGCAGCAACTGGACCTGTTGCAGATTGTGAAGAAGCGCGAGGAAGACCGTAAAAACCAACAACTGGCCCAGCGCGAGCTCACCCGAAACAGACCCAAAGAAATTTACACCGAAGACAAAACGGTAGACAACATTACCCTAAACCCAGATGAACGGTTCATCACCTACCGCTTAACCACCAGGCCCGCTAACAGTAAGATTGCGCAGGTGCCTAACTTCGTGACGGCTTCTGGCTACACCGAAGACATTCCCACTAGAACCAAGGTTGGCGCGATGCAGGCTACCTATGAGATGGGCGTGTATGATGTGAAAGCAGATACTACCTACCTGGTGTCCTTCAGAGGTTTGACCGGGATACAGGAAAAACCAGCGTTCCAGAAAGAAGGCCAGAAGCCAACTACAGAAGCAGACAAGGCAGCCGCAGACGCTGCACGTAGAGTGATGATGTTCGGGCCGTATTATTCCACAGACGGCAAGCAAGGCGTTTTGGTGATAAGATCGGCAGACAACAAAGACCGCTGGATTGCCTCTTTTGACCCGGCTACCAGAACCGTGAAGACTTTGGACCGCCAGCGCGACGAGGCCTGGGTGAACGGTTTCGGGCCGGGCATCATAGGGTGGATGCCAGACAACAAACGCATCTATTTCACCTCTGAGGAAAGCGGCTATGCCCATTTGTACACGCTAGATATAGCATCTGGCAAGAAGGCAGCCTTGACCAGCGGAAAGTACGAAGTGTTGAACGTGCAGATGTCCAAAGACCAGAAGCATTGGTACCTGACCACCAACCAGGTGCACCCAGGGGAGCAGCATTTTTACCGTCTGCCGTTGAACGGCGGCAAAGCCGAGCAGATTACCCGCATGACGGGTGCGCATGAGGTCACAATGTCACCAGATGAAAAGACACTGGCAGTGCGCTATTCCTACTCCAACAAGCCCTGGGAGTTGTTCTTGATAGACAACAAGCCGGGCGCAAAACCAGTGCAAATCACCAATTCCCTCACCGAAGAATTCAAGGCTTATCCGTGGCGCGAACCGGAAGTGATTACCTACAAGGCTGAAGACGGCGCCGATGTACACGCCCGCTTATACAAACCAGCCAATGGCGTGTCTAACGGCCCGGCGGTGATTTTTGTGCATGGTGCGGGATACTTACAGAATGCGCACAAGTGGTGGAGCACCTACTTCAGGGAGTACATGTTCCACAACCTATTAGTAGACAAAGGCTACACCGTTTTGGATATTGACTACCGCGGAAGCGCCGGCTACGGCCGTGACTGGCGCACGGGTATATACCGCCACATGGGGGGCAAAGACCTGAGCGACCACGTGGACGGCGCTAAGCTGCTGGCTGAGAAATACAATGTAGATCCTAAACGAATTGGCATTTACGGCGGATCTTACGGTGGCTTCATCACGTTAATGGCCATGTTTACGCAGCCAGATGTGTTTGCCGCCGGGGCCGCGTTACGATCTGTGACGGACTGGTCGCATTACAACCACGGCTACACCGCCAACATCTTAAATGAACCCCAAGCGGATAGTCTGGCTTATACCCGCAGCTCGCCCATCTACTTCGCCGAAGGCCTGAAAGGAGCACTGCTCATGTGCCATGGCATGGTAGATACCAACGTGCATTTCCAAGACATTGTACGCCTGTCGCAGCGCTTGATAGAATTGGGCAAAGATAATTGGGAACTGGCCGTGTACCCGGTAGAGGACCACGGTTTTGTAGAGCCCTCCAGCTGGACCGATGAATACAAGCGCATTCTTAAGCTGTTTGAAA
- a CDS encoding amidase, translating to MIKKISLFAILAIIFFTTGAFFGRQVQMEKITIPMVQGAQKLLGLSFTPAQIDTALAELTDLRNGYTRLREVKLENSVLPALQFNPIPVGFQFAKGREKFKASSISKMSLPTNREELAFYSVRELAELLKNKKITSLELTQFFLDRLKRYNTQLHCVTTFTEELALQQAKQADDEIKAGKYKGLLHGIPFGVKDLLSTKGYKTTWGSVPFKDQVIDEDATVVIKLREAGAVLVAKMTLGELAMGDVWYGGKTRTPWDLTRGSSGSSAGSASAVAAGLLPFAIGTETLGSIVSPSNACGTTGLRPTYGRVSRHGAMALSWSMDKIGPIARTVEDCAIVFNAIYGPDGKDQTVYDAPFNYNAKQDLKKLRIGYLKTDFDRNYPTKAQDQATLEALRKAGHELIPMDLPKIPVNDLVMTISVEGATAFDEITRNNKVADMVNQDKNAWPNTFRSARFIPAVEYLQAQRVRNQLIQEMHKMMEKVDVYVSPSFASSNLVVTNLTGHPCVVIPNGFNARNLPTTITFIGKLFGEAELLAFVKSYQDQTDFHKKHPAAFLK from the coding sequence ATGATTAAGAAAATATCTCTATTTGCTATTCTAGCAATCATCTTCTTCACCACAGGCGCCTTCTTTGGCAGGCAGGTGCAGATGGAAAAAATTACCATACCCATGGTGCAAGGTGCTCAGAAACTGTTGGGGTTATCATTTACCCCAGCTCAGATAGACACGGCGCTTGCAGAACTTACAGATTTGCGAAATGGCTATACTCGCCTGCGGGAGGTGAAGTTGGAGAACAGCGTACTTCCTGCTTTGCAATTCAATCCCATTCCGGTAGGCTTTCAGTTTGCCAAAGGGCGGGAAAAGTTCAAGGCATCTTCAATCAGCAAAATGAGTTTGCCGACCAATAGAGAAGAATTGGCTTTTTACTCAGTGAGAGAATTGGCTGAGCTTTTGAAGAATAAAAAAATCACCTCTTTGGAATTGACTCAGTTTTTTCTGGATCGCTTGAAGCGGTACAATACCCAATTACACTGCGTCACTACTTTCACGGAAGAGTTAGCCTTGCAGCAAGCCAAGCAAGCCGATGATGAGATCAAGGCAGGTAAGTACAAAGGGCTGTTGCATGGCATCCCGTTTGGCGTTAAAGATTTGCTGAGTACCAAAGGCTATAAAACCACTTGGGGATCTGTGCCTTTCAAAGACCAGGTAATTGACGAAGATGCCACCGTGGTCATTAAACTAAGAGAGGCCGGAGCAGTGCTGGTAGCAAAGATGACCTTGGGGGAATTAGCCATGGGCGACGTTTGGTACGGAGGCAAAACTAGAACACCATGGGACCTGACAAGAGGCTCCAGTGGTTCTTCAGCGGGCTCAGCATCTGCCGTGGCGGCGGGCTTATTGCCGTTTGCCATAGGGACAGAGACGCTGGGTTCCATAGTGTCGCCGTCTAATGCCTGCGGGACCACTGGTCTGCGGCCTACGTATGGCCGCGTGAGTAGACATGGGGCTATGGCCTTGAGCTGGTCCATGGATAAGATTGGTCCTATTGCCAGAACTGTGGAGGACTGTGCTATTGTGTTCAACGCCATCTATGGCCCAGACGGGAAAGATCAGACGGTCTATGATGCGCCTTTCAATTACAACGCCAAGCAAGACCTCAAAAAACTTAGAATTGGCTATTTAAAAACGGATTTCGACCGAAACTATCCTACCAAAGCCCAAGACCAGGCTACGCTGGAGGCCCTCAGAAAAGCAGGACATGAGTTGATCCCAATGGATTTGCCTAAGATACCAGTGAATGATTTGGTCATGACTATTTCAGTGGAAGGAGCCACCGCCTTTGATGAAATCACCCGCAACAACAAAGTAGCCGACATGGTCAACCAAGATAAGAATGCTTGGCCCAACACCTTTAGAAGCGCCCGCTTTATTCCGGCGGTGGAATACTTGCAGGCCCAGCGGGTACGGAATCAGCTTATACAGGAGATGCACAAGATGATGGAGAAGGTAGATGTGTATGTATCTCCTTCTTTTGCCAGCAGCAATCTAGTTGTGACTAATCTGACGGGGCATCCTTGCGTGGTGATACCAAATGGGTTTAATGCTCGTAATTTGCCCACTACTATTACCTTTATAGGCAAGCTGTTTGGCGAGGCAGAATTACTAGCCTTTGTGAAATCGTACCAAGACCAGACAGATTTCCATAAAAAGCATCCAGCAGCCTTCTTAAAGTAA
- a CDS encoding RagB/SusD family nutrient uptake outer membrane protein codes for MLALLGGAMLSFSACDDLLDTEPRQSVSSEVALTDITGVRAVLNSVYDRLQVNTYYGAQMMLAPDVMADNLRQTTPNSNRYTFFQNNTQGLAIWGTAYAAINEVNFVIKGIETATTTEAEKSQIRGEAHFLRALLYFDLARIYGYEPGKEVSGWNLSAVLRLTPTASLADADMRERSTNVAVYTQIESDLGVAIKNLVAPSTSAAHFRGNKAAAEALMSRVSLYQGKWQQALDNAKAALATKGFTTAAGGGVTATSVGTSGLTSKANYVNAFKTQPNPESLFELRYIQATESLGSNESLHSLTSTFTTGAWGDIVPTAELYNLYEAGDVRKNMYYSPATPPAGVPSTPKETGLVYSQKYSATGGAFTDNIPLFRTSELYLIKAEAEAELNNLTDALLDLNALRLRSGASVIVETDKGTIIDKILVERRLELAFEGHRFFDLKRRGLPIDKQDPTPSLDYSNFRVLSAIPADQVTLNPKIKQNPGY; via the coding sequence ATGTTAGCGTTACTAGGAGGAGCTATGCTTTCCTTTAGCGCGTGCGACGACCTTTTAGATACTGAGCCACGTCAATCAGTTAGTTCTGAAGTGGCCTTGACAGATATAACCGGAGTTAGAGCAGTTTTAAATTCTGTATATGACCGGTTACAGGTTAATACATATTATGGTGCCCAGATGATGTTGGCGCCAGATGTAATGGCTGATAACCTTAGACAGACTACTCCTAACTCAAACCGTTATACCTTCTTTCAAAACAATACCCAAGGGTTAGCAATATGGGGAACAGCCTATGCTGCAATCAATGAAGTAAATTTTGTGATCAAAGGTATTGAGACAGCTACCACTACTGAAGCTGAGAAAAGTCAAATAAGAGGTGAGGCACATTTTTTAAGAGCCCTGCTCTACTTTGATTTAGCTAGAATATATGGTTATGAGCCTGGCAAAGAAGTTAGCGGATGGAATCTTTCAGCTGTTTTGAGACTTACTCCAACGGCATCTTTAGCAGATGCTGATATGCGTGAAAGAAGCACTAACGTTGCCGTTTATACTCAAATAGAATCTGATTTAGGAGTTGCTATTAAAAATCTTGTAGCTCCATCTACTTCAGCTGCCCATTTTAGAGGAAACAAGGCTGCAGCAGAGGCTTTAATGTCAAGAGTTTCCCTGTACCAAGGGAAATGGCAACAAGCTCTTGATAACGCTAAGGCGGCTTTGGCTACTAAAGGGTTCACAACGGCTGCAGGAGGAGGGGTAACGGCTACCTCTGTTGGAACTAGCGGTTTGACTTCTAAGGCTAACTATGTGAATGCCTTTAAAACGCAACCAAATCCAGAGTCTTTGTTCGAATTACGTTATATCCAAGCCACTGAGTCTTTAGGATCTAATGAGTCATTGCACTCATTAACATCTACATTTACCACAGGCGCATGGGGTGATATAGTTCCAACGGCTGAGTTGTATAACCTATATGAGGCTGGTGATGTGCGTAAAAACATGTACTATTCACCAGCAACACCACCAGCTGGTGTGCCATCAACGCCAAAAGAAACAGGCTTAGTTTACTCACAGAAGTATTCTGCAACTGGTGGAGCGTTTACAGACAACATCCCATTGTTTAGAACCTCTGAGCTATATTTAATAAAAGCTGAAGCTGAAGCCGAACTTAATAATTTGACAGATGCATTACTTGATTTGAATGCTTTAAGACTACGATCAGGTGCTTCTGTTATTGTTGAGACTGACAAAGGAACCATCATTGACAAAATCCTAGTTGAAAGAAGACTTGAATTAGCTTTTGAAGGTCACAGATTCTTTGACTTGAAGAGAAGAGGTTTGCCAATTGATAAGCAAGATCCGACGCCTAGTTTGGATTACTCTAACTTCAGAGTTTTGTCTGCAATTCCTGCAGACCAAGTGACTCTAAATCCTAAAATCAAACAGAATCCAGGTTATTAA